The Nitrosarchaeum sp. DNA window CAAAAAAAATATCAAAATTTGAAAAACTTCAACTTGCTGTTGCAAATACTATAGTCATAGCAGTGGGGCCTAAAACAAAAATCGCACTAGAAAATGAGGGAATCAAAGTTGCCTATATGCCAAATATCTATTCCTCTGTAGGCGTTGGCGAATTATTTACAAAATTACATGCAGTTGGAAAAAAAGTAATTGTTCCAAGAAGTGGTGCTTCAACACCTTTTTTGAAAGAATTATTAGAAAAAATAGGAATTGATGTAAAGGAAATTCATCTCTATGATGTTTGTGCCTTTAGAGATACTTCTCAATGGAATGAATTTAGGGAATTATTTTCAAAAAACAAAGTAGATGGAATTGTATTTACTAGTGCATCATCTGTTAGAGCATTTTTTGAAATAATGACAAAAGATTATGATGAAAACTCATTGTTGGAAAATATGGCAAAATTATCAGTAATTTCAATTGGACCATTTACATCTGATGAGCTCAAAAAATTTAAAATTAAAAATACTATATCTCAAGTTCATACTGTCTCAGGTGCATTTGATACTGTGAAAACTATTTTTTCAATTACCTAGAATTTCCTGAAATTTTCATTATGACTGTATGATTTACTGATTGTTGACTTTGTTATTTTCGAAATAATTCTGAATCTGGCTAAATACCAAACTTTCATTTTGTATTACCATACTTTGACCTTTCTTTTTTCCGATCAACTTGCCAAAGACAAGTCATATGTATAGTTAATATATATCCGATATTTTATAATAAATCAGTGAATTCGCATATTATCTTACTATCTGTAGTTTTTAGTCTGTTTTTAGCTGGTACCGTATCAACTTACTCTTTTGCTGAAACCAACACTGTCGAAGTTGTTGAGAATAGAATAGTTACACTAGTTGGCGAAGGAGTTGATCCTGATGACGACACTCTAACATTTGAATGGGTGCAAGTTGATGGTGAACCAGTTAAATTATCATCAAAGAATGTTGCAATGCCAACATTCATGGCACCAGAGGTTGTAAACGGTCAAATCAAAGTCTTGACATTCACACTAACTGTAACTGACCCATTTGGTGCAGCAAGTTCTGATTCTGTTGAAGTTATTGTAAACCCAGTTAATCATGCCCCAATTGTAAGTGCAGGCAGAGATCAAGTCACATTTAAAACAATTAACGTAGTTACTCTAGTCAGCAGCGTTGTAGATCCTGATGGTGATTCATTGACCTATAACTGGAAACAGATTGCAGGTCAAACAATTCCGTTATCTTCTACTACTGGAAAATATCTAACCATTCTTCCAATGCATATTGATTATTCTCAAACCAATCCTCTAACATTCGAACTTACTGTTGAAGATGGCTTTGGTGGTGTAGGAAGTGACACCGTAAGCGTTTATCCATTAACTGGTCTTTTATCAAATAGATTAATTTCAATTCAAGCAGGCCCAATGCAAACTGTACATGAAGGAGAAACCGTTACACTTAGTGCAACTGGTCAAACCGCAAATGGACAACCAATAAGTTACTCTTGGGTACAACTAATTGGAACAGGAGTATCATTGAATGCATACACTGGTTCAACAGTCACATTTACAGCTCCTGATCTTCCAGATGAAACTGAAATGATTCTATCATTCCAAGTAACTGGTTATTCAGCTGGAAATGGATGGGCAAATGCATTGGCATTAGTTAAAGTAATTCCATCCAACGCTGGTCCATTAGCTGACGCAGGACCAGATCAAAGTGTAGGTGAAAAAGCATTAGTAAAATTAATTGGAACAGCTACTGATCCTGACGATGCTGAAAGCAAATTACGATATTCTTGGAAACAAACATCTGGAATGAATGTGCAATTATATGAACAGGCTTCATTCTCTGTGTATTTCTTCTCACCAATGATTAACACTAATTCTGAAACTCTAACTTTTGAACTAACTGTAACTGATCCTTCTGGCAACTCTGACAAAGACGATGTGTCTGTTGTTGTTAGCACTGTAAACTTGCCACCAAGAGCAAATGCAGGTCCAGATAGAAAGATTATTGGAGAATCACAAGTAACTGTAACTGGTTCAGGCTTTGATCCAGAAGGTCTGCCAATAACTTATGAATGGAAACAACTAGCCGGAGAAACAGTCACATTTGATACTACTAAACCAACATTCTCATTTAAAGCACCATCAGTAGTTTCTGGCGAAACTAAACGAATGGTATTCCAATTAACCGTAACTGACTCTGAAAACCAGAAGGGAAGTGATCAACTGATTCTCCTTGTAGTTCCAGAAAACAGTGCACCAATCGTAGATGCTGGCGTTGATCAAATTGCTGATGAGAGAACTATGGTTAATCTAGTTTGTTCAGCATATGACCCAGACGGTGATGCAGTCACATCAACATGGACTTCATCTAATAGTGATGTTGTAATTAATGCTCCTTCATCTCTAAGTACTTCTGTAACACTACCAGCAGTCACTGCCGACCAAACCATTAGCATGACATGTACTGCCTCTGATGGTAGATTGTCTTCATCTGATAGCATGAACATTAAAGTTGTAAACACATTGAATCTACCAATCATAGCAGATGCAGGTCCTGATCAAATCGTAAATGAGAATGTCAAGATTTCATTAGATGGCAGCAAGAGCAATGACCCAGAAGAACAAAAACTATCATACATGTGGACTCAAGTATCTGGTGAAACAGTAAAGTTGTCTTCAACATCTTCAGTAACCCCATCATTTACATCTCCAATTGTTGCAAATAACGAAATCAAGGTACTAGTCTTTGAACTCAAAGTCTTTGATGACAATGGTCGTTCATCAACTGATACTGTGACAATTACAGTTGATCCAGTTAACGCTGCACCAACAGCAACTGCAACTGCCAAACAATCTTAATTTCTTTAATTTTCATCCAAATTCTAATTGAATAGTTTTTCATTTTAATAGTAAAAGACTAATTCAGATTTAACATTTGAGTGATTGACTTGGTTTTGGATTGGTTGACTAGAGATGGAAAATTACTATTATCTGCCAGAATAGTCAGAACATTTTCTTATGGGTTTTTGAGCATGATTTTGGCAATTTATCTAAGCTTTATTGGATTTGACGAAATTTTAATTGGTTTTATTTTATCTGCAACTCTTGTTAATAGTATAATTTTTAATTTGTTTTCTAGTTTTTTTGCCGACCGTATTGGACGAAAAAAAGTTCTAATCATTTACGCATCACTTATGGGAATCTCTGGTGGAATATTCTTTGCAACTGAAAATTATTTTGCATTGATAATTGCTGCATTTATTGGAACGATAAATGTTACTGGATCAGAAACTGGAGCATTTTTGTCATTAGAGCAGGCAATCCTTCCACAAACTGTCAAAGACAACAAAAAAAGAAATACCATTTTTGGAATATACAATATGATTGGAACCTTTGCAATGGCTGGAGGTATCTTACTTGCTTCATTGCCGCAAATAATGCAAGATACCTTTGATTATTCTGCAATTGATTCATTCAAACCATTATTCGCGATATATTTACTTGCAGGAATTGTAGTTGTAATAATCTATTTTTTCTTTTCAAAAAACATTGAAGTCAAAAAACCACTTGACTCTAAATCATTCTCATCTAATCTATCTCCAAAATCAAAAAAGATTATTCTTAAAATGTCGTCTTTATTTGCATTAGATTCTTTTGCTGGGGGATTTGTGATTCAAAGCATCGTTGCTTTTTGGTTTTTTACAAAGTTTGGTGTAGACCTTACAACCCTGTCTATGATTTTTTCGATTGCAGGAGTGTTGACAGCAATCTCATTTTTCTTTGCAGCAAAGATTGCAGATAAGATAGGATTGATAAATACAATGGTTTTTACTCATATTCCGTCTAATGTTTTATTGATTCTAGTTGCAATTGCTCCTACTTTTCATATTGCACTTGCATTGTATTTGGCTAGAATGAGTTTATCTCAGATGGATGTTCCAACAAGACAAGCATACATTGTTGCAGTAGTCGAGGAAAATGAAAGAACTGCTGCTGCTGGAATAACAAACACATCGCGAAATATTGCACAATCTATTAGTCCGTCTATTACTGGTGCAATAATTCATTCTCTATGGTTTTCTGCTCCTTTTGTAATTGGTGGATTTTTAAAAATTATTTATGATGTTGGAATTTATGCTAGTTTTAGAAATACAAAACCATCTCATGAATCTGATTAGTGTGGTAAAATATAAAAAATCACAAGTATTGCATTTCATATCTTCACTAAATCTAGAACTAGAAAAAGTAAAACAGTGGTGAGAGATTTCAGTAAACTATCAAAAATAATCTGTAATTTTATACACGATATAGTGCTCAAATATTCACAAATTCAAGACTTTTCCAAACGGAAGTCCCCTGGATTAAAACAAGCCCTGAAATGGTGAGCGGGTCAACAAAATACTGATTGGGAAAAAAACCACAGCCATTATTATCATGACTAGTATGGCAGTTGCAATTACATTTGGTGTGTTTAACTGAAGACTTTGCTTGCATGCCATAATCCAGAGAATTATGCTCCAAATTATAAATGGAATATTAATTACTGTAATTATGGATATTGAACTAAAAAAATTCTCCATTGTAATATTTTCAGAAAATAAAGATAGAGCAATTACCTGAATTGGTGTGCCAATCAACAAACCTGGAATCAAAGCAAACTGTATTGCCGAAAAAACTCTTTTGAAATTTGATTGTGTTTTGTTTATCTTTTTTGAAATCTTAAGAACTAACCATGCCATAAGAAATGCTCCGCCGATACTTGATATGATCAAATAAAACTGATGTACGATTGTTTTATTTTCAGTATCTGACACTAGAAAACCCATAATATTGTCAAACTCCAAAAGTCCAACAAGCATTTGTATTCCTACAATAATTAGCGCTATTCCAAAATACTCTTTTTCGTTTTCAGTAATTTCAACAAATGCTTTTTTTGGATGAATGATGATGTCTTTGATTATAGAAACTTTCATAATTTGATAAACATGATTTGGTATTAAATTAAGATGCGTGTATTAATTTTAACATAAAAGTGGCCTAAACAATTTTTTACATAATTCTACAATTTTATGCCTAAAATTGGCTTTGTAATGACAAATAACATACATGTGATAATGTATGAAAATAAGCCGCGATTCTCATGGTTGGAACTAATATGACAATATTCAAAGATGTTATAATTTCGCCTCAAAAAGCGTTTGTTGAAATTGGCAATAATGGAAAAAAATATTTTCCTTTTGCTTTCGTTATTCTGTTAGGAACTGTAATTTCATCTCCAATTCTATCTTATTATGTTAATTCACAAATTTATTTTCATTTTGTTGAAGAAACATTGCCTTTTGATTTTTCATCAATCTTTTTTGAAATCGAGCTTGGATTTCTTTATGGTATTGGTTTTACATATTTGGCATATACTATTGGTAAAAAAATTGGAGGTCAAGGTTCATTCAAAGGTGTATTTTCTTCGTTATGTTTTGCCGCACTTCCAATTACGATTGTTGGATTTTTTATTCTCTTATCATTAGGATTTGTTTCACTGTCTAATTTTAAACACGGTGGTGCATTTTCACTGTATTACTTGATGATCATAGTAATTGTGATATGGGGATTTGTTTTAGGGTTATTTGCAATAATAAAATCTCATCAACTAAGCTTTTTGAAAGCAATCTTAACTATGCTTACATCAGGGGTCATCATAATTGCCATATCAATACCTATTTTGTTTTTAATAGAACTAAATGATCAAATCCCACATTTTAAAATATGATAATCATTTTCTTAGAGAAATTGAAGTGCTATAGTATAATTTGTAATTAATAACGACGGTAAACGTACTCCTCGTTATTGTAAACACTAAGCTTAAGTTCAAAAATCATTTACTGAATCATCATGGTAAATCATAAAGAATTTTCAATAATTATAGTGAGTTTGATGGTTAGTATTTTGTTAATTGGTTCTTTTGGCATTGTAAAATCTTTTGGACAAATCGAATCAGATTCTAAATATGCAATTCCTGATTGGACTAGAAATATTGCATTGTGGTGGTCTGAAGATCAAATCGATGATGCAACATTTTTGTCTGCAATGGAATACTTGGTTAATCAAAAAATAATCGTTGCTCCGCAGTTAGGACCACTGATAGATTATTGGCCACCATCAGAGTCACCCTCAGAGTCAATATCGCAAAAGCCTATCTCTGATTATTATCGTAAAGCAGCAAAACAATGGATTGCAAATGAAATGGAAGATTTTATCTATATTTCACATATTCAAGTGCTGATTTTTATAAAAAATAATTAATCTAAACTGAAAATCCACTAGAATATCCTACTGATACTTCAAATCATCCTAATCTTGCACAAGAACGTCACTATGTTCTTGATTATTTGAATTAATCAAAGTTATTACTTTCTTCTTTTAAGAAAATTTGTGAAACGTGTTCTAGTTATTGTTCCAATCGTCATCACAGTAATTGCTGTGGGAATTATTTTCATAGTGGATTCAGAAAAATTTCAATGTTTGTTGAAAGGCGGTATTATGTTACAAGGATTATCTTCTAAACCATGGTGTAATCTTCCTACATCTGATGCAGGGAAAGAATGTACAGATTTATCACAATGTCAAGGGTATTGTAAACCAAATAATGAATCTGAACTAAATAATGAAATCATTGGAATTTGTTCAGAATACATGACTTCTGTTGGATGTTTTGAATGGATCTATAATGGAACAATAGAGAAGATATGTGCTGATTAATTTATCACCCGACAGATGACTCATAATTTACATCACTGTTTAACAAACTTGCACGATATGTTGTAAGATTGAGAATTTCTTTATGAGTATCTTTGGTAATTCTAATTGTTGTAATGTCTTTCAATGCATATTTGATATATCTTGAAATAATTAAAGGCTCAGAATTTTGTTTAGCTATACTTTAGAATTTAGCTTAAGCTATTTAGCTGTGCCTATTTTTCCTCATGTATTTATAATATAACGATGTTATGGTATGCATGGCTACAGAAAATCTAAACATGGATTATACAAAATATGATTTTAAAGACTCTACTGACTTGTATGTACATCTCAGTAAAAAAGGACTCTCAAAAGAGACTGTTATTGCAATTAGCAAAATGAAAGATGAACCACAATGGATGCTTGACTTTAGATTAAGATCTTTTGAAATCTTCATGAAAAAGCCAATGCCAACTTGGGGCGGAGATCTTAGCGTTATTGATTTTCAAAATATTTACTATTATGCAAAAGCAACTGAGAAAACTGAAAAGAGCTGGGATGATGTTCCAGCTGAAGTAAAAGCTACTTTTGATAAATTAGGAATTCCAGAAGCTGAAAAGAAATTTTTGGCAGGTGTTGGTGCACAATACGAATCAGAAGTTGTTTATCATAGTCTAAGAGAAGACTTGGCAAAACAAGGTGTCTTGTTTTTGGATACTGACTCTGCACTAAAACAATATCCTGAAATCTTCAAAAAATATTTTGGTAAAATTATTCCTCCAGAGGACAACAAGTTTGCAGCATTAAACAGTGCAGTATGGAGTGGTGGTTCATTTATCTACATTCCACCAGGAGTCAAAGTTGACATGCCATTACAAGCATATTTCAGAATTAATGCTGAAAACATTGGGCAATTTGAGAGAACACTAATAATAGCTGATGAAGGTTCTGAGGTTCACTATATCGAAGGATGTACTGCCCCTGTTTATTCTTCGGAATCATTACATTCAGCAGTAGTTGAACTAGTAGCACACAAAGATGCAAAATTACGTTACACTACAATCCAAAACTGGAGTAGTGATGTGTATAATCTAGTTACAAAACGTGCTTATGCATATGAAGGTGCAACTGTAGAATGGATTGATGGAAACATTGGAAGTAAACTCACAATGAAATATCCTGGAATCTATTTACTAGGTGAGCGAGCATATGGCGAAACACTCTCAATTGCTTTTGCAGGAAAAGGACAACACCAAGACACGGGTGCCAAAATGGTTCATCTTGCACCAAATACCACATCAAAAATTACATCAAAATCTGTTAGCAGATTAGATGGAAGATCAACTTACAGAGGATTACTTAATGTTGCAAAGGGCGCAACTAATGTAAAATCAACTGTAAGATGTGATGCATTACTATTAGACGATACATCAAAAACTGATACATATCCTTACATGGAAATTAATCAAGAAGATGCAACAATTACCCATGAAGCAACTGTAGGAAAAATCGGGGATGAACAAATTTTCTATCTGATGACTAGAGGTTTTACAGAAGAAGAAGCATTATCTTTGATTGTCAATGGATTCATGGAACCATTCACAAAAGAATTACCAATGGAATACGCAGTAGAATTAAATCGCCTTATCAAATTAGAGATGGACGACTCAGTGGGTTAAACCACTCACTTTCAATTTCGATTAATCATGTCTCAAACACTATCGCAAATTAACTCTCGACATGTTGAAGAAATCTCTTCATCACGAAATGAACCTGATTGGTTAAAGAAATATCGACAGAGTTCATTATCCATTTATGACTCATTACCAATTGAGACATCTCCATTATACAACAAATACACTGACGCAAAAAAAATGGATCCTCAACAAGTTTCATTTTCTGCAACTACAACTAGTAACGTACCATCCTTTCTTCAAAAAAGATTATCTGAATTAGAAAAAGAGACTAGCATAATCCAAATCGGGAGTAATACCCACAAAATTCACATCTCAGATGATCTAAAATCAAAAGGATTGGTAATCACTTCAATTGATGATGCAATAAAAAATAATTCTGATCTAGTAAAAAAAGCACTCGAGGCATCAAATTCAAAAGAAGATAAGTTTACTGCACTAAACAATGCCGCATTTAATTCAGGAATCTTTATCCACATTCCACGTAATCTAATACTTGAAAAACCGATTCATATCTTATCTTGCTTATCTGATGATGGAATTTCAACCATTGCAAGAAATGTTATCTTTGCAGATGAAAGCAGCAAGGCAGTAATAATTCAGGAATTATATTCATTTAAAGCACAAAAACAACAAGCATACCTTGAATTATTAAACACAAACATTGCTGCAAACGCACAACTCGATGTTACAACATTACAAATGATGGACCAAACAACTGTAAACTTTTCTACTAGACGAACTGATTTGGGGCAAGATGCCAAAGTCAACTGGTATTCTGGTTTATTTGGTTCAATGCTGTCTAGATACAAAATAGAATATTTCCTTAATGGAACTGGTGCATCCTCAAATGACTCTGAGGTGATATTTGGAAACAATGAGCAATCTTTTGATATTCAAACAAACGTGAATCATGAAAGCCCATCAACTGATGCTAGAGTAGTTGAAAAATCAATTCTAAGAAACAAATCAAAATCCCTTTTCAAAGGAATGATTAGAATTAAAGAAAAAGCAACAAAATCAAATTCATTTCTGTCTGGACGTTCTATCTTACTTGATAAGGATGCAAAATCTGATGCCATTCCAGGACTGGAAATTTTCACTAACGATGTTAAAGCAACACATTCTGCTTCTGTTGCCCAAATTGATGAGGAACAGATTTTCTACCTAAAAACAAGATGTTTGACTGAAGCTGAGGCTGAAAGAACAATTATTGAAGGATTCTTGGAACCGTTATCTCGAAAAATGTCCTACCAGGTTAGAGCATGGATTGCATACTTGATTGAATCTAAATGGGAATCACGAGAATTAACAATTAACACTGATGAGGAGCTCACAAAGTTTGTTGAAATTGAAGAAACACGTTACAACGAAGATTCTGAAATTGAGCAGCATTACAAGTATCGGTGATTAATGTGACTCAGTGGATTAAAGCTTGTAAATTAGACCAAGTAAAGACAGGTCAGCTTTTTGGATTTACTTATGATGATAAAAAAATTCTTTTGGCAAATCAAAAAGGAAAAATTTTTGCAACTGATCTAATATGTACTCATGCAGATGCAGATCTTTCTACAGGATTTCTCACCGATGAAGGTGTGAGATGTCCACTACATCTTTCTGTTTTTAATTTGCAAAATGGTAAACCTGAAAATCTTCCTGCTGAAATACCATTAAACACATACAATGTTAAAATAGATCAAAACGAGATCTATGTGGAGGTTTAGAAATGCAAAGTGCACAAACTACTTTTGAGAATTTACGAAAAGATTTTCCTATCTTACAACGTATAGTTAGAGATAATAAAACACTTGTGTATCTAGATAATGCGTCTACAACACAAAAACCAAACCAAGTAATTGATGCAATTACTGATTATTATAGAAATCATAACGCAAACATTCACAGAGCAGTCTATGCTCTAGCAGAAGAGGCAACTGAACTTTATGAATCTACTAGAGATAAAATTGCAAATTTTATACACATACCAAATAGAGAAGAGATTATTTTTGTTAGGGGAACTACAGAAGCAATTAATCTAGTTGCATATGCATGGGGACGAAATCATATCCAAAAAGATGACATCATAGTTACAACTGAATATGAACATCATAGCAATATAGTACCTTGGCAGCTCTTAACGCAAGAAAAAGGAGCCAAGTTAGTATACATTGGAATGGCTGATAATGGAGAGCTAATTTTAGATGATCTTGATAAATATCTTGCAACAGGTAAAGTCAAACTTGTAACATTTAGTCTAATGTCTAATGTTCTTGGTACCATTACTGATGCAGAAAAAATAATCTCAAAATGTAAAGAACATGGTGTGCTTACTCTAGTAGATGGTGCACAAGCTGTTCCTCACATGCCAGTAAACGTTGAGAAACTTGGTTGTGACTTTTTTGCATTTTCTGGTCATAAAATGCTAGGACCTACAGGAATCGGAGTTTTATGGGTACGAAAATCGGTATTGGAATCTATGAATCCATTTCATGGCGGTGGTGATATGATAAGAGAAGTTCACAAATACGAAACTACCTGGAATGATTTACCTTACAAATTTGAAGCTGGTACTCCCAACATTGCAGATGTTATTGGATTAGGTACTGCCATTGACTATCTTACAAAACTTGGGATGGAAAATGTACGAGAACATGAAATTGAACTTACCACTTATGCTATTGAAAAACTATCTCAGGTAAAGGGACTTACGATTTATGGCACAAAAGATATTTCTAAAAGAGGCGGTGTGATATCATTTAATTTTTCAGATGTTCATCCTCATGATGTAGCACAAATCATAGATGAAGAAGGAATTGCAGTCCGTTCAGGACATCATTGCGCTCAGGTATTAATGGAAAGACTAAATGTTGCAGCTACATCTCGAGCAAGTTTTTACATTTACAATACTAAAGAAGAGGTTGACTCTTTAATTACTGCATTAACTAAAGTTGCGAGGATCTTCAAATTATGAGCGGCAATGCAGACATTTATCATGAGATGATAATTGATTATTCAAGAAACCCAATTAATTTTGGTAAGATAGAAAATCCAGATGTCACTTTTCATGATTCTAATCCATTATGTGGTGACAGTATTGACATTGATATGAAAATTACAGATAACAAGGTATCTGATATCAAATTTCATGGCAAAGGCTGTGCTATCTGTATGGCATGTTCTTCAGTATTAACAGAAATTACAAAAGGTAAGGGCATTGATGAAGTTCGAAATATTACTAAACATGATGTATTAAGTGAGCTTGGATTAGAACACTTGCAAGCAGTTCGCATAAAATGTGCTTTGCTTTCACTTAAAGTATTGAAATCTGCTCTATACTCTTATCTTGGAACTCATATGAAAGATTCTCAAGATGTCGATAAGTTAAAAGAAGAGGCAGCAAACCTGTACTGATATGGGCAGCTTTGTTCCTGTAACTCCTATTCAACTTCAAATCAGAAAAATAATTTTTGAAAACCATAATGATGTTGATGAAAAATTTACTAATGATGAAATTTTTGAAAAGATAAAACAGAACGGTGATCTGGATCCTTCTTGGATAATAGATGACATTGAATCATATTTTATGGATATTTGCAATTCTGGTCTTGCAAGAAATATTGCACAAAATTTTACAACGATTTGGATGAAGCTGTTTGAACCTATGAAAAAACAACATTGCAATGCATGTAATTTAGATGTGTATCTTGGAATGAGTGAAAAGCAGATTTGCCCTAATCCTTCGTGTAATTCAACTATTTGATCTGTATTTTGTAGCTGCTTCTTCCAGTGCTTTTATCATTGGTAGTCTTTCACCTGTTAGATAAAGAACCAGTGCTCCACCTGCAGTACTAATATGATCTATTTGTTCTGCAAGTCCATATCTTTTTAATGCGGATGTCAAATGACCTCCACTAACTATTGTTGTTGCCATGGAATTTGCAACTGATGTAAGCAATCCCTTTGTTCCAAAGCTAAAGTTTTCTTTCTCGAAGAATCCTGCAGGTCCACTTATGAAAACAGTTCCTGCACCCGCAATTAATTTTGAATAATGTTCAACCGTTTTTGGTCCCAGATCGTAAATTTTGTCTCCAACCTCAAGTTCTCGTACATCCATCTCTACCCTGTCTCCATCTTTGTCAATTGCA harbors:
- a CDS encoding cysteine desulfurase, coding for MQSAQTTFENLRKDFPILQRIVRDNKTLVYLDNASTTQKPNQVIDAITDYYRNHNANIHRAVYALAEEATELYESTRDKIANFIHIPNREEIIFVRGTTEAINLVAYAWGRNHIQKDDIIVTTEYEHHSNIVPWQLLTQEKGAKLVYIGMADNGELILDDLDKYLATGKVKLVTFSLMSNVLGTITDAEKIISKCKEHGVLTLVDGAQAVPHMPVNVEKLGCDFFAFSGHKMLGPTGIGVLWVRKSVLESMNPFHGGGDMIREVHKYETTWNDLPYKFEAGTPNIADVIGLGTAIDYLTKLGMENVREHEIELTTYAIEKLSQVKGLTIYGTKDISKRGGVISFNFSDVHPHDVAQIIDEEGIAVRSGHHCAQVLMERLNVAATSRASFYIYNTKEEVDSLITALTKVARIFKL
- a CDS encoding iron-sulfur cluster assembly scaffold protein; translation: MSGNADIYHEMIIDYSRNPINFGKIENPDVTFHDSNPLCGDSIDIDMKITDNKVSDIKFHGKGCAICMACSSVLTEITKGKGIDEVRNITKHDVLSELGLEHLQAVRIKCALLSLKVLKSALYSYLGTHMKDSQDVDKLKEEAANLY